One region of Nycticebus coucang isolate mNycCou1 chromosome 10, mNycCou1.pri, whole genome shotgun sequence genomic DNA includes:
- the LOC128597166 gene encoding cytochrome b-c1 complex subunit Rieske, mitochondrial: MLSVAARSGPFAPVLSATSRGVAGALRPLVQAMVPATPEPPVLDPKRPLLCLESLSGQAAARPLVASVGLNVPASVRYSHTDVRVPDFSDYRRPEVLDSTKSSKESSEARKGFSYLVTATTTVGVAYAAKNAVTQFVSSMSASADVLAMSKIEIKLSDIPEGKNMAFKWRGKPLFVRHRTQKEIDQEAAVEISQLRDPQHDLERVKKPEWVILIGVCTHLGCVPIANAGDYGGYYCPCHGSHYDASGRIRKGPAPLNLEVPTYEFTSDDLVIVG; the protein is encoded by the exons ATGTTGTCGGTCGCCGCCCGCTCCGGGCCGTTCGCTCCGGTCCTGTCGGCTACGTCCCGCGGGGTGGCGGGTGCGCTGCGGCCTCTGGTGCAGGCCATGGTGCCCGCCACCCCGGAGCCGCCCGTGCTGGACCCGAAGCGGCCCTTGCTATGCCTGGAGTCGCTGAGCGGCCAGGCCGCGGCCCGGCCTCTGGTCGCCTCCGTGGGCCTCAACG TCCCCGCTTCTGTTCGCTATTCCCACACAGACGTTAGAGTGCCTGACTTCTCTGACTATCGTCGTCCAGAAGTTTTAGATAGTACAAAATCTTCAAAAGAGAGCAGCGAAGCTAGAAAAGGGTTCTCCTATCTGGTAACTGCAACCACTACGGTGGGCGTCGCCTACGCTGCCAAAAATGCTGTCACCCAGTTTGTCTCCAGCATGAGCGCATCTGCTGATGTGCTGGCCATGTCCAAGATCGAGATCAAGCTGTCTGATATTCCAGAAGGCAAGAACATGGCTTTCAAGTGGAGAGGCAAACCCCTGTTTGTGCGCCATAGAACCCAGAAGGAGATTGACCAGGAGGCTGCAGTGGAAATATCCCAGCTGAGGGACCCACAGCATGATTTAGAGCGAGTGAAGAAGCCTGAGTGGGTCATCCTGATCGGTGTCTGCACGCATCTCGGCTGTGTCCCTATTGCAAATGCGGGAGATTACGGTGGTTATTACTGCCCTTGCCATGGGTCACACTACGATGCATCGGGCAGGATTAGGAAGGGGCCTGCCCCTCTCAACCTTGAAGTTCCGACGTATGAGTTCACCAG